CTTATAGTAGAAGATGGTTTGAAAACCGATAATATCCGCCTAGGAAAATTTAAGGTTTCAATAAACTAAATTGAAAGAGAATATTTCCAAATAAAAATTTGTGATGCATATTTGATATATCCGCTCTCTACAACACAATTTATAATATTGCTTGCTGCTACGATTTTAACTATTATATTAAGTATTTACGCTGCAAACTATTGCTTGTTAGCACTTATTTCTCTTCGCGCTAGAAAAAAAATACTAAAAGCCCCATCGTTAAAAAAATGGCCCAAAGTCTCAATTCATTTACCCCTTTATAATGAAGGGAATGTTGCTTCGAGATTGTTGAAATCATGTGTAAATTTGGATTATCCAAAAAACAAATTAGAGATTTTTCTTATAGATGATTCAAATGACGAAACCAAAAACATAGTAGATATGTATGGAAATAAATATCCAGAATTAATTAACGTTATTCATAGGAAATTTAGAAAAGGCTACAAAGCTGGAGCATTACAGCTAGCTCTTGAAAAATCTTCTGGAGACTTTATAGCAATATTTGATGCAGATTACGTACCACCAAAAAATTTTCTGAAAAAAATGATTCCTTTCTTCTACAATAACGATAAAATTGCTTTTGTTCAAGCTAGATGCTCTTATTTAAATAAAAACCTCTCTTGGGTAACAAAGGGCATATCTCTAGGAATAGATGGTTATAGCTTAATCGATCAAAGAGCTAGACACAGCGCCAATTTATTGGCACACTTCAGTGGTACTGGGGGTATTTTTAGACAAAAAGCAATACGGGAAGTAGGAGGATGGCAATCCGATACATTAGCAGAGGATTTGGATCTATCAATGCGATTGCAACTGAATGGGTGGAAATATGTCTACCTTCCAAACATATCGGTTCCTGGGGAAATTCCTCCAAAATTGACTATGTTTATGAAACAGCAATATAGGTGGTCGAAAGGTTTTACCCAATGCTTTCTAAAGCATTGGAAGAAGGTGATTCACTCTAAAAAATTATCCTTATTTCAAAAATTTGAAGCATTAATACAACTGGGAACTTATTTTGTCTATCCTTTTTCATTTGTTGGATTATTATGTTCATTACTTCTTTTATTAGCATTTCCTGTAGATTTCTTCTTCAACGAATATTGGAAATCAGTCTTTGCCCCAGTAATCTCATTATCTTCTGCGATGATATACTTTTCACCATTCTTTTTCTACGGCACAACAATTTCGGAATTAAGTAAATGGGATAAAAAAGAATCAACTGATTTCACAAACATCTTATTTCTATTAATTATCGGACCAACTACCTTAATTGCAAATACAAAAGGAATACTGGAAGCCTTAACGCAAAAGAAATCCCCTTTCAATAGAACATTCAAGTTCGGGTTTATGGATAATTGAAAAAATAATTGAGATCAAATGATATCAATAATACTTCCTACAAAAAACGAACCCTTGATTGAACAGTTAATTAAAGAAATAAAATCAACTTTAGAAAAAAGCAAGAATCTATATGAGATAGTCGCAATTGACGATTCTGACGATTCTACTTTTGATAAATTGAAAAAAGCTAGAATTACTGCGATCAAACAAAAAACAGTAGGTTTGGGAGGAGCAATAATTGAAGGGTTAAATTTTGCTAAAGGCGATTTCTTAATTACTATGGACGCAGACTTCAGTCATAATCCCAAATATATACCAAAACTGGTTGATAAAAGCAATAAAGACGGGTTCGATATCGTTATAGGTTCAAGAAGAGAACCTGGAGGAAAAATTATTGGATGGAATCTAAATAGGAAGATTATCTCATTTATGGCTAACTATATCGGTAGGCACTTGGCTGGAATAAAAGCCTCAGACATTACTTCAGGTTTCAGACTTTACAAAAGAGATGTAATCGATAAAACTAATTTTAATGATGTCAAATCGAAAGGATATGCTTTTCAACTTGAGATTCTGGGCAAAGCAAAAAGTAATGGATTCAAAATAGGTTCAATTCCCATTAATTTTATTAATCGAAAAGAAGGTGTTTCAAAGTTATCTAAGAAAGAGATTTTATATTTCCTATTTACCGCATTGAGAATTAGGTTCTCAAATATTTCAATTACTTGAATACTTTTCTATTGCTCAGAAGAAAAATACAAGACAATAAGATCAGAATTATCCATACTATCAACGTTATTTGAAAAATCTCAGTATGAATGTTTGGATTAAGGCCAGCTATATTTCTTGAAAAAATAAACGCACTCCAAACAGTTACTGCTATAAAAGGCGATAAGGCTAATGCTAGCCATAAACCCCATTTTCTAACTAAAAATAAACCAGCACTTGATATTATGCATAGTGATGATAAAATAATTAGATTGTATAATGACATATCATAGAGAACTGGGAAAAAAATAAAATAAATACCCGCTAAAAGAAAAATTATGGCTGGAAAGATTATTCCTAAGGAAAGTTTGTTAGTCCGATTTTCTTGTTCTTTCATATGAACACCCAATGTATATCTTTTTTATTAATCTCTTACCCACTCTTATAATAGAATTGCTAAATATTCTCCATTACTTAAAATTTTTAAAATTATCTTATATTTTCAACTTTATTACTGAATATTATTTTCTAAGAACGGTCGATGAGGATGGGATTAGAAAATCAAAAAGAAATAGAATTCTATTGTAACAAAAAAATCACTCAATTTCTTTCATGCGATCGCTCATTAAAAGAAGCAGAATATGTGATATTTGGGGTTCCATTTGACAAAACTAGTACCTTTAGATCAGGCTCAAGATTCGCTCCATCCTCTATTAGAGAAGCTTCATTAAAGATAGAATCTTATGACATTCAGACCGAATTAGATCTTGAAGATATAAAAATCTGCGATATAGGAGATTTAAACATAGCTAATGATTTGAATGAAACTCTCACGAGAGTTGAATCAGTTGTCAAAATACTTGTTGAAGCAAAAAAAATTCCAATAATAATCGGTGGAGAGCATACGATAACAAAAGGAACTGTTCAAGCTTTCAAAAAGGATTGTGGAATAGTGATATTTGATGCTCATTTGGATTTGAGAGATGATTATCTGGGTTCCGCATTATCACACGCAACATTTGTAAGAAGATTAGTTGAAGAAGTTGGATCGGATAAAATTGTAATGGTAGGTACTAGGGCGGTATGCAAAGAGGAAATTGAGTATGCTAAGAAAATAAATTTATCATATATACCAGCTTTCGAAATTCAAAATAATCCAAATAAGAAAAT
The sequence above is a segment of the Candidatus Bathyarchaeota archaeon genome. Coding sequences within it:
- a CDS encoding glycosyltransferase, with product MIYPLSTTQFIILLAATILTIILSIYAANYCLLALISLRARKKILKAPSLKKWPKVSIHLPLYNEGNVASRLLKSCVNLDYPKNKLEIFLIDDSNDETKNIVDMYGNKYPELINVIHRKFRKGYKAGALQLALEKSSGDFIAIFDADYVPPKNFLKKMIPFFYNNDKIAFVQARCSYLNKNLSWVTKGISLGIDGYSLIDQRARHSANLLAHFSGTGGIFRQKAIREVGGWQSDTLAEDLDLSMRLQLNGWKYVYLPNISVPGEIPPKLTMFMKQQYRWSKGFTQCFLKHWKKVIHSKKLSLFQKFEALIQLGTYFVYPFSFVGLLCSLLLLLAFPVDFFFNEYWKSVFAPVISLSSAMIYFSPFFFYGTTISELSKWDKKESTDFTNILFLLIIGPTTLIANTKGILEALTQKKSPFNRTFKFGFMDN
- a CDS encoding polyprenol monophosphomannose synthase; the encoded protein is MISIILPTKNEPLIEQLIKEIKSTLEKSKNLYEIVAIDDSDDSTFDKLKKARITAIKQKTVGLGGAIIEGLNFAKGDFLITMDADFSHNPKYIPKLVDKSNKDGFDIVIGSRREPGGKIIGWNLNRKIISFMANYIGRHLAGIKASDITSGFRLYKRDVIDKTNFNDVKSKGYAFQLEILGKAKSNGFKIGSIPINFINRKEGVSKLSKKEILYFLFTALRIRFSNISIT
- the speB gene encoding agmatinase, whose protein sequence is MGLENQKEIEFYCNKKITQFLSCDRSLKEAEYVIFGVPFDKTSTFRSGSRFAPSSIREASLKIESYDIQTELDLEDIKICDIGDLNIANDLNETLTRVESVVKILVEAKKIPIIIGGEHTITKGTVQAFKKDCGIVIFDAHLDLRDDYLGSALSHATFVRRLVEEVGSDKIVMVGTRAVCKEEIEYAKKINLSYIPAFEIQNNPNKKIIDLVKSNICDFEKIYVSFDMDVLDPAFAPAVGNPEGNGLKTSDAIDIITGLCDENIVAFDLTEVTPHYDFSVTSIQAANMISRIICNLEKNRTRKK